A genomic segment from Propioniciclava sp. MC1595 encodes:
- a CDS encoding GlsB/YeaQ/YmgE family stress response membrane protein has translation MGIIGWIVLGLLAGAIAKAIMPGTQGGGWLATLVLGVVGALLGGFIGSAIFDIGLDTFWSLQTWIVAILGALLVLVIWGFVTKNRR, from the coding sequence ATGGGAATCATTGGATGGATTGTTCTGGGCCTCCTTGCCGGGGCCATTGCCAAGGCGATCATGCCGGGCACCCAGGGCGGCGGCTGGCTCGCCACGCTCGTCCTCGGCGTCGTCGGCGCCCTGCTCGGTGGCTTCATCGGTAGTGCGATCTTCGACATCGGTCTGGACACCTTCTGGAGCCTCCAGACCTGGATCGTCGCCATTCTCGGCGCGCTGCTGGTGCTGGTCATCTGGGGCTTCGTCACCAAGAACCGTCGCTGA
- the purN gene encoding phosphoribosylglycinamide formyltransferase — protein MTLRLLVLVSGAGTLLQALLDAQASGDLAAEVVAVGADRPGIEGLARAERAGVPTFVVRLGDFAERADWDAALSEACAAHTPDLVVSAGFMKLCGPAFLDRFAGRFVNTHPALLPSFPGAHGVRDALAHGVKVTGCTIFEVDAGVDTGRILDQVAVRVEPGDTEDTLHERIKVAERRLLVDTVNALAAARN, from the coding sequence ATGACGTTGCGGCTCCTCGTCCTGGTCTCCGGTGCGGGGACCCTGCTGCAGGCACTGCTCGACGCGCAGGCGTCCGGTGACCTCGCGGCCGAGGTCGTCGCCGTCGGCGCCGACCGTCCCGGCATCGAGGGCCTGGCCCGTGCCGAGCGGGCCGGCGTCCCCACCTTCGTCGTGCGGCTCGGCGACTTCGCCGAGCGGGCCGACTGGGACGCCGCCCTCAGCGAGGCCTGCGCCGCCCACACCCCCGACCTGGTGGTCAGCGCCGGCTTCATGAAGCTGTGCGGCCCGGCGTTCCTCGACCGCTTCGCCGGCCGCTTCGTCAATACGCACCCCGCCCTGCTGCCCAGCTTCCCCGGCGCCCACGGCGTCCGGGACGCGCTGGCCCACGGCGTGAAGGTCACCGGCTGCACGATCTTCGAGGTGGACGCCGGGGTCGACACCGGCCGCATCCTCGACCAGGTGGCCGTCCGGGTGGAGCCCGGGGACACCGAGGACACCCTGCACGAACGCATCAAGGTCGCCGAGCGCCGCCTGCTCGTCGACACCGTGAACGCGCTCGCCGCGGCGCGCAACTGA
- a CDS encoding M23 family metallopeptidase, protein MARQVQGSYQPRCAIVDPDQAFNDETTLPRRLARRSRFVRGGIALGAAGIVGALAVITPGLAQNAAASNAPAPTVVGEVDPTVRVGTTDAFVTRAASTDRDLSREEQASVSVSEAVTQRAAQLDEVGQKVAEAQASVAAQVRSETLANTGTAIDAEAERFASMKFFWPTEGEISSPWGMRLHPILRYTRLHGGADIGGAVGAPIYAVADGVVTKAAQGYNGGSGNNVRIDHGQMDGQNIETSYLHMNSISVSDGQKVKKGQQIGTVGNTGLSTAPHLHFSVYVNGANSDPAPFLYAGRR, encoded by the coding sequence GTGGCACGACAGGTCCAGGGCTCCTACCAGCCTCGCTGCGCCATCGTCGACCCCGACCAGGCCTTCAACGACGAGACCACCCTCCCCCGTCGCCTCGCCCGCCGCAGCCGCTTCGTGCGTGGCGGCATCGCGCTGGGTGCCGCCGGCATCGTCGGCGCCCTGGCCGTGATCACCCCCGGCCTGGCGCAGAACGCCGCCGCCAGCAACGCCCCCGCGCCCACCGTCGTCGGCGAGGTCGACCCCACGGTCCGCGTGGGCACCACCGACGCCTTCGTCACCCGCGCCGCCTCCACCGACCGCGACCTCTCCCGCGAGGAGCAGGCGTCGGTCTCGGTCAGCGAGGCCGTCACCCAGCGCGCCGCCCAGCTCGACGAGGTGGGCCAGAAGGTCGCCGAGGCGCAGGCGTCCGTCGCCGCCCAGGTCCGCAGCGAGACCCTCGCCAACACCGGCACCGCGATCGACGCCGAGGCCGAGCGGTTCGCGTCCATGAAGTTCTTCTGGCCGACCGAGGGCGAGATCAGCTCGCCGTGGGGCATGCGCCTGCACCCGATCCTGCGCTACACCCGCCTGCACGGTGGCGCCGACATCGGCGGTGCCGTGGGCGCCCCGATCTACGCGGTCGCCGACGGCGTCGTGACCAAGGCCGCCCAGGGCTACAACGGCGGCTCGGGCAACAACGTGCGCATCGACCACGGCCAGATGGACGGCCAGAACATCGAGACCTCGTACCTCCACATGAACTCGATCTCGGTCTCCGACGGCCAGAAGGTCAAGAAGGGCCAGCAGATCGGCACCGTCGGCAACACCGGCCTGTCGACCGCCCCGCACCTGCACTTCTCGGTGTACGTGAACGGCGCGAACTCCGACCCGGCGCCGTTCCTCTACGCCGGGCGCCGCTGA
- a CDS encoding phosphatidylserine/phosphatidylglycerophosphate/cardiolipin synthase family protein, whose translation MVIGGLRTAVKFGLAGLATAQAAVIATLMIADRRRRRGRQHVGFPTAPPQTMPADETVVTVYTKGRDLYDDMIAAIDAAEDTVLLETYIWKGDRTGQRFKRAVTAAAERGVAVYLVYDSFANLVVPQKFFEFDPRINVLRHRPWTGLRGFPVRAPGLNHRKVLVVDGEVGFLGGYNIGSEYATRWRDTHMRLAGPAVADLENAFVDYWNQTRSKKHDTLPQPEERQWESPITLARNVPSLGVYPIRYMYLEAIDRARERIWLTHAYLIPDDDLIFALVEAVERGVDVRIIVPAESNHVVADWLSRVSYHALLSRGVRVFLYQNAMVHAKTATIDSVWSTIGTANIDRLSLVGNYELNAEILDAGIAGMMEDIFAMDIGNCRELTLEEWEARPLAAKVSEAIIAPLRPLL comes from the coding sequence ATGGTGATCGGCGGGTTGAGGACGGCCGTCAAGTTCGGTCTGGCAGGTCTGGCCACCGCGCAGGCCGCGGTGATCGCGACCCTGATGATCGCGGACCGCCGTCGCCGGCGCGGACGCCAGCACGTCGGCTTCCCCACCGCACCTCCGCAGACGATGCCGGCCGACGAGACCGTGGTGACGGTGTACACCAAGGGCCGCGACCTCTACGACGACATGATCGCGGCGATCGACGCCGCCGAGGACACCGTCCTGCTGGAGACCTACATCTGGAAGGGCGACCGCACCGGCCAGCGGTTCAAGCGGGCGGTGACGGCCGCCGCCGAGCGCGGCGTCGCGGTCTACCTCGTCTACGACTCGTTCGCGAACCTGGTGGTCCCGCAGAAGTTCTTCGAGTTCGACCCGCGCATCAACGTGCTGCGCCACCGGCCGTGGACCGGACTGCGCGGCTTCCCGGTGCGGGCCCCCGGGCTCAACCACCGCAAGGTGCTGGTCGTCGACGGCGAGGTGGGGTTCCTGGGCGGCTACAACATCGGTTCGGAGTACGCCACCCGCTGGCGCGACACACACATGCGCCTGGCCGGCCCGGCCGTGGCCGACCTCGAGAACGCCTTCGTCGACTACTGGAACCAGACGAGGTCCAAGAAGCACGACACGCTCCCGCAGCCCGAGGAGCGGCAGTGGGAGTCCCCCATCACGCTGGCCCGCAACGTGCCCAGCCTCGGGGTCTACCCCATCCGTTACATGTACCTGGAGGCCATCGACCGGGCCCGCGAGCGGATCTGGCTGACCCACGCCTACCTGATCCCCGACGACGACCTGATCTTCGCCCTGGTCGAGGCGGTCGAACGCGGCGTCGACGTGCGGATCATCGTCCCCGCCGAGTCCAACCACGTCGTGGCCGACTGGCTGAGCCGGGTCTCCTACCACGCCCTGCTGAGCCGCGGGGTGCGCGTGTTCCTCTACCAGAACGCCATGGTGCACGCGAAGACCGCCACCATCGACAGCGTGTGGTCGACGATCGGCACCGCCAACATCGACCGGCTGAGCCTGGTCGGCAACTACGAGCTCAACGCCGAGATCCTGGACGCCGGCATCGCCGGGATGATGGAGGACATCTTCGCGATGGACATCGGCAACTGCCGGGAGCTGACGCTCGAGGAGTGGGAGGCCCGCCCGCTCGCCGCGAAGGTCTCCGAGGCGATCATCGCGCCGCTGCGCCCCCTGCTCTGA
- a CDS encoding DUF6350 family protein: MRTPLDPRHTPVGLTVASPSEPAPEEHSRFPAVPWLLAAVAWTAAVALVGWVLVGALVSVSWLTAVHVPAAEVFGTIGQGWLVLHGVPGGLAGATVRLVPLGATQLLALGCGFAAHHAAAQYDLEDGAPRSQRAIAWASVVGACVGAYVLVGGILAVVVGSPGQLGQAIPGLLLVPLAGAAPGAVLGLGLDLFEGLPAWTRRLPRAIGLGVGVLALGSLAALVMTLVAHLDRVSDLHGALAPDGVGAVVLTLVQVAYLPNLLAWAGAFVLGAGVTLGPEGLVAPGVVEPTVLPAIPVLGAVPSVPGVADHAWLVVGLAAAAASAWWLLRGSGHAWLTGLWQGAVAGVAPGLAWIVFSLFSGGDLGVERLAGMGPRLPDLLLWATLPLAAAGALYGLGRALWLSRRSTPAPVEEPAAIG; the protein is encoded by the coding sequence ATGCGCACGCCCTTGGACCCCCGCCACACGCCCGTGGGCCTCACCGTGGCCTCTCCCAGCGAGCCGGCGCCGGAGGAGCACTCCCGGTTCCCGGCCGTCCCGTGGCTGCTCGCCGCGGTGGCGTGGACGGCGGCCGTGGCCCTCGTCGGCTGGGTGCTCGTGGGTGCCCTGGTCAGCGTCTCGTGGCTCACCGCCGTGCACGTCCCCGCCGCCGAGGTGTTCGGCACGATCGGGCAGGGCTGGCTGGTGCTGCACGGCGTCCCGGGTGGGCTGGCCGGTGCGACCGTCCGGCTCGTCCCGCTGGGCGCGACGCAGCTGTTGGCGCTCGGGTGCGGGTTCGCGGCCCACCACGCCGCGGCGCAGTACGACCTCGAGGACGGCGCCCCCCGTTCGCAGCGGGCCATCGCGTGGGCGAGCGTCGTGGGGGCGTGCGTCGGCGCGTACGTGCTCGTCGGCGGGATCCTCGCCGTGGTGGTCGGCAGCCCGGGGCAGCTGGGCCAGGCGATCCCGGGCCTGCTGCTCGTCCCGCTGGCCGGGGCCGCGCCCGGCGCCGTGCTGGGCCTGGGCCTCGACCTGTTCGAGGGCCTCCCCGCGTGGACGCGCCGCCTCCCGCGCGCCATCGGCCTGGGTGTCGGGGTCCTCGCGCTGGGCTCGCTCGCGGCCCTCGTCATGACCCTGGTCGCCCACCTCGACCGCGTGAGCGACCTCCACGGGGCGCTGGCGCCCGACGGCGTGGGCGCGGTCGTGCTCACCCTCGTGCAGGTGGCCTACCTGCCCAACCTGCTCGCGTGGGCGGGCGCCTTCGTCCTCGGCGCCGGGGTGACCCTGGGTCCCGAGGGGCTGGTCGCCCCCGGCGTCGTCGAACCCACCGTCCTCCCGGCGATCCCCGTCCTGGGTGCCGTCCCGAGCGTCCCCGGCGTCGCCGACCACGCGTGGCTGGTGGTCGGGCTGGCCGCGGCCGCGGCGTCCGCGTGGTGGCTGCTGCGGGGCAGCGGCCACGCCTGGCTGACCGGGCTGTGGCAGGGGGCCGTCGCCGGCGTCGCCCCCGGCCTGGCCTGGATCGTGTTCTCCCTGTTCTCCGGCGGCGACCTCGGCGTCGAGCGGCTCGCCGGGATGGGCCCCCGCCTGCCCGACCTGCTGCTCTGGGCGACCCTGCCGCTGGCCGCGGCCGGGGCCCTGTACGGGCTGGGCCGCGCCCTGTGGCTCTCCCGCCGGTCGACCCCGGCGCCGGTCGAGGAGCCCGCTGCAATAGGGTGA
- the sucC gene encoding ADP-forming succinate--CoA ligase subunit beta, which produces MDLFEYQARDLFEAHGVPVLRGIVARTPGEARAAAEQLGGGVVVVKAQVKAGGRGKAGGVKLAKSPDEAEKHARAILGMDIKGHLVEAVMVAEGADIAEEYYFSVLLDRANRNYLAMCSLEGGVEIEQLAEERPEALVKLNLDPRTGLDEAAASEIVAKVGFAEDIADQVTDVLVKLGDVYREADATLVEVNPLVKTGDGRIIALDGKVTLDDNADFRHPEREELVDATAIDPLELRAREKDLNYVKLDGQVGVIGNGAGLVMSTLDVVAYAGEDLPGSPKPANFLDIGGGASAQVMADGLDIILSDPQVEVVFVNVFGGITACSEVAKGIREALKQLGHRASKPIVVRLDGNAVEVGRAMLEEYAHPLVKVVETMDEAARTAAELASAAMEGK; this is translated from the coding sequence ATGGATCTTTTCGAGTACCAGGCGCGGGACCTCTTCGAGGCCCACGGCGTCCCGGTGCTGCGGGGCATCGTGGCCCGCACACCCGGCGAGGCCCGGGCCGCAGCCGAGCAACTGGGCGGCGGCGTCGTGGTCGTCAAGGCGCAGGTCAAGGCCGGCGGCCGCGGCAAGGCCGGCGGCGTCAAGCTGGCGAAGTCGCCCGACGAGGCGGAGAAGCACGCCCGCGCGATCCTGGGGATGGACATCAAGGGGCACCTCGTCGAGGCCGTCATGGTCGCCGAGGGTGCCGACATCGCCGAGGAGTACTACTTCTCGGTGCTGCTGGACCGCGCCAACCGCAACTACTTGGCGATGTGCAGCCTGGAGGGCGGCGTCGAGATCGAGCAGCTGGCCGAGGAGCGCCCCGAGGCGCTGGTCAAGCTGAACCTCGACCCCCGCACGGGCCTGGACGAGGCCGCGGCGTCCGAGATCGTCGCCAAGGTCGGGTTCGCCGAGGACATCGCCGACCAGGTGACCGACGTGCTGGTCAAGCTGGGTGACGTGTACCGCGAGGCGGACGCCACGCTGGTCGAGGTCAACCCCCTGGTGAAGACCGGGGACGGGCGGATCATCGCGCTCGACGGCAAGGTCACCCTCGACGACAACGCCGACTTCCGTCACCCCGAGCGCGAGGAGCTCGTCGACGCCACCGCGATCGACCCGCTCGAGCTGCGCGCCCGGGAAAAGGACCTCAACTACGTCAAGCTCGACGGCCAGGTCGGCGTCATCGGCAATGGCGCGGGCCTCGTGATGAGCACGCTCGACGTGGTCGCCTACGCGGGCGAGGACCTGCCGGGCAGCCCGAAGCCGGCCAACTTCCTCGACATCGGCGGCGGCGCCTCGGCGCAGGTCATGGCCGACGGCCTGGACATCATCCTGTCCGACCCGCAGGTCGAGGTCGTGTTCGTGAACGTGTTCGGTGGCATCACCGCCTGCTCCGAGGTCGCCAAGGGCATCCGGGAGGCGCTCAAGCAGCTGGGCCACCGGGCCTCCAAGCCGATCGTCGTGCGCCTCGACGGCAACGCGGTCGAGGTCGGCCGCGCGATGCTCGAGGAGTACGCGCACCCGCTGGTCAAGGTGGTCGAGACGATGGACGAGGCGGCCCGCACGGCCGCGGAACTGGCCAGCGCGGCCATGGAAGGGAAGTGA
- a CDS encoding response regulator transcription factor, protein MTEQTGPETTPAQPTQPEGGGQASRQRRVVVVDDHAMFRSGVKHDIGPYVTIVGEGEDVPTAVEAITRTTPDVVLLDVHMPGGGGIEVIKQVHATLPDTRFLAVSVSDAAEDVIGVIRAGARGYVTKSISAPELVEAIGRVADGDAVFSPRLAGFVLDAFSGAIDIASIDEELDRLSQREREVLRLIARGYAYKEVARELFISIKTVETHVSSVLRKLQLSNRHQLTRWATDRKLV, encoded by the coding sequence ATGACCGAACAGACCGGCCCCGAGACCACGCCGGCCCAGCCGACGCAGCCCGAGGGCGGCGGGCAGGCCAGCCGCCAGCGGCGGGTCGTCGTCGTGGACGACCACGCGATGTTCCGCAGCGGCGTGAAGCACGACATCGGCCCGTACGTCACGATCGTGGGCGAGGGCGAGGACGTCCCGACCGCGGTGGAGGCGATCACGCGGACGACGCCCGACGTCGTGCTCCTCGACGTGCACATGCCCGGCGGTGGCGGCATCGAGGTGATCAAGCAGGTGCACGCCACGCTGCCCGACACCCGCTTCCTGGCGGTCTCGGTGTCGGACGCCGCCGAGGACGTCATCGGCGTGATCCGCGCCGGGGCGCGCGGTTACGTGACCAAGTCGATCTCGGCCCCCGAGCTCGTCGAGGCGATCGGCCGCGTCGCCGACGGGGACGCGGTGTTCTCGCCCCGGCTCGCCGGCTTCGTGCTGGACGCCTTCTCCGGCGCCATCGACATCGCCTCGATCGACGAGGAGCTGGACCGGCTGAGCCAGCGCGAGCGCGAGGTGCTGCGCCTGATCGCGCGGGGGTACGCCTACAAGGAGGTGGCCCGCGAGCTGTTCATCTCGATCAAGACCGTCGAGACCCACGTCAGCTCGGTGCTGCGCAAGCTGCAGCTGTCCAACCGCCACCAGCTCACCCGCTGGGCGACCGACCGCAAGCTGGTCTGA
- the pcrA gene encoding DNA helicase PcrA, giving the protein MTDLPDLFSFDAPPEPESAPVLRARPDAAGAADAVPAREPKRRRPTPEELLEGLNPPQKEAVVHAGSPVLVVAGAGSGKTRVLTRRIAWLIGERGVHPGSVLAITFTNKAAAEMRHRVEELVGNRARLMWVSTFHSACVRILRSDIDRFGMSRTFSIYDDTDSKRLMSLVCRDMGLDPKRYPVRTVMNAVSNWKNELVDFESAARDAGAGNDAVYAEAYAEYQRRLVAANALDFDDIIMTTVHLLQANPDLREKYRRRFRHVLVDEYQDTNHAQYVLVRELCGAAEGVEGEQEPPELMVVGDSDQSIYAFRGATIRNILAFGEDFPGARTILLEQNYRSTQTILTAANAVIERNEGRPAKRLWSDAGDGDLVTGYVADTEHEEAQFVATEVDRLVDEGGRYSDVAVFYRTNAQSRAFEEVFIRVGLPYKVVGGVRFYERREVRDAIAYLRSIANRADDVSVRRILNVPKRGIGERAEALVEAFAAEHRIPFGEALDRIDEVQGLAPRSAKQLASFAAMMAEHRTMVADGTSADRILSSILAASGYLDELEHSEDPQDQTRLENVIEFVSVAGEFVAAAHTEDVGPGESGLLGSPEPDDSLPAFLERVALVADSDQIPDADDDQGVVTLMTLHTAKGLEFPVVFLTGFEDGIFPHMRAMTDPAELAEERRLAYVGITRARQRLYLTRSTVRVMWGQPQYNPASRFIGEIPAHLVDWRRLGSQVGGWASSASRRNEQSWRSTVGFGSKPAAPKVVAALATGDKVLHTTFGMGRVTATEGAGDKLKVIVDFGSAGLKKLSVKHAPMEKL; this is encoded by the coding sequence ATGACTGACCTGCCCGACCTCTTCTCGTTCGACGCCCCGCCCGAGCCCGAGTCCGCGCCCGTGCTGCGGGCCCGTCCGGACGCCGCGGGTGCGGCCGACGCGGTGCCCGCCCGCGAGCCGAAGCGCCGGCGTCCGACGCCCGAGGAGCTGCTGGAGGGCCTGAACCCGCCGCAGAAGGAGGCCGTGGTCCACGCAGGTTCGCCGGTGCTGGTCGTGGCCGGCGCGGGCTCGGGCAAGACGCGGGTGCTGACCCGGCGGATCGCGTGGCTGATCGGGGAGCGGGGCGTCCACCCGGGCTCGGTGCTGGCGATCACCTTCACCAACAAGGCCGCCGCCGAGATGCGCCACCGCGTGGAGGAGCTGGTCGGCAACCGGGCGCGCCTGATGTGGGTGTCCACGTTCCACTCGGCGTGCGTGCGGATCCTGCGCTCCGACATCGACCGCTTCGGGATGTCGCGCACCTTCTCCATCTACGACGACACCGACTCCAAGCGCCTGATGTCGCTCGTGTGCCGCGACATGGGCCTCGACCCCAAGCGCTACCCGGTGCGCACCGTGATGAACGCGGTGTCGAACTGGAAGAACGAACTGGTCGACTTCGAGTCGGCCGCCCGGGACGCCGGGGCGGGCAACGACGCCGTGTACGCCGAGGCCTACGCGGAGTACCAGCGCCGCCTCGTGGCCGCGAACGCCCTCGACTTCGACGACATCATCATGACGACGGTCCACCTGCTGCAGGCGAACCCTGACCTGAGGGAGAAGTACCGCCGCCGGTTCCGGCACGTGCTCGTCGACGAGTACCAGGACACCAACCACGCCCAGTACGTGCTCGTGCGCGAGCTCTGCGGCGCGGCCGAGGGCGTCGAGGGCGAGCAGGAGCCGCCCGAGCTGATGGTGGTCGGCGACTCCGACCAGTCGATCTACGCGTTCCGGGGCGCGACGATCCGCAACATCCTCGCGTTCGGCGAGGACTTCCCCGGTGCGCGCACGATCCTGCTGGAGCAGAACTACCGCTCGACCCAGACGATCCTCACCGCGGCGAACGCGGTGATCGAGCGCAACGAGGGGCGTCCTGCCAAGCGGCTGTGGTCCGACGCGGGCGACGGCGACCTCGTCACCGGGTACGTCGCCGACACCGAGCACGAGGAGGCCCAGTTCGTGGCCACCGAGGTCGACCGCCTGGTCGACGAGGGCGGCCGGTACTCCGACGTGGCGGTCTTCTACCGCACCAACGCGCAGTCCCGTGCGTTCGAGGAGGTCTTCATCCGGGTCGGGCTGCCGTACAAGGTGGTCGGGGGCGTCCGGTTCTACGAGCGGCGGGAGGTGCGCGACGCGATCGCCTACCTGCGCTCGATCGCCAACCGGGCCGACGACGTCAGCGTGCGCCGCATCCTGAACGTGCCCAAGCGCGGCATCGGCGAGCGTGCCGAGGCGCTGGTGGAGGCGTTCGCCGCCGAGCACCGCATCCCCTTCGGCGAGGCGCTCGACCGCATCGACGAGGTCCAGGGCCTGGCCCCGCGCTCGGCCAAGCAGCTGGCGTCCTTCGCGGCCATGATGGCCGAGCACCGCACGATGGTCGCCGACGGCACCAGCGCGGACCGGATCCTGTCCTCGATCCTGGCTGCCTCGGGCTACCTCGACGAGCTCGAGCACTCCGAGGACCCGCAGGACCAGACCCGCCTGGAGAACGTCATCGAGTTCGTCAGCGTCGCCGGCGAGTTCGTCGCCGCGGCGCACACCGAGGACGTCGGCCCGGGGGAGTCGGGGCTGCTGGGCTCGCCGGAACCCGACGACTCGCTCCCGGCCTTCCTGGAGCGGGTGGCGCTGGTGGCCGACTCCGACCAGATCCCCGACGCCGACGACGACCAGGGCGTCGTCACCCTGATGACGCTGCACACCGCCAAGGGCCTGGAGTTCCCCGTGGTGTTCCTGACCGGGTTCGAGGACGGGATCTTCCCGCACATGCGGGCCATGACCGACCCCGCCGAGCTGGCCGAGGAGCGCCGCCTGGCCTACGTCGGCATCACGCGCGCCCGCCAGCGGCTCTACCTGACCCGTTCGACCGTGCGCGTGATGTGGGGCCAGCCGCAGTACAACCCGGCGAGCCGGTTCATCGGCGAGATCCCGGCGCACCTGGTGGACTGGCGCCGCCTGGGCAGCCAGGTCGGGGGCTGGGCGTCCAGCGCCTCACGCCGCAACGAGCAGTCGTGGCGCAGCACGGTCGGGTTCGGCTCCAAGCCGGCCGCACCCAAGGTCGTGGCCGCGCTGGCGACGGGGGACAAGGTCCTGCACACCACGTTCGGGATGGGCCGCGTGACGGCCACCGAGGGTGCCGGCGACAAGCTGAAGGTGATCGTCGACTTCGGGTCGGCGGGCCTGAAGAAGCTGTCGGTCAAGCACGCACCGATGGAGAAGCTGTAG
- the sucD gene encoding succinate--CoA ligase subunit alpha: MAIWLDHRSKVIVQGMTGTEGRKHTNRMLMFGTRIVAGVTPGKGGQSVTFEEDPIPVFNTVREAKHATGANVSCVFVPPPFAKQAVMDAIDAGIELVVVITEGIPVKDTAEFRAAAEEKGVRLIGPNCPGLISPGRSNVGIIPPNIARSGHIGLVSKSGTLTYQMMFELGDIGFSSCIGIGGDPVIGTTHIDALAAFEEDPETDSIVMIGEIGGDAEERAAEYIRKHVTKPVVAYVAGFTAPEGRTMGHAGAIVSGSSGTAQAKKVALEKAGVKVGRTPSETAQLVRDIMKGR; the protein is encoded by the coding sequence ATGGCCATCTGGCTGGACCACCGCAGCAAGGTGATCGTGCAGGGCATGACCGGCACCGAGGGGCGCAAGCACACCAACCGCATGCTGATGTTCGGCACGCGGATCGTGGCCGGCGTGACCCCCGGCAAGGGCGGGCAGTCGGTGACCTTCGAGGAGGACCCGATCCCGGTGTTCAACACCGTGCGGGAGGCCAAGCACGCCACGGGCGCCAACGTCTCCTGCGTGTTCGTGCCGCCGCCCTTCGCCAAGCAGGCCGTCATGGACGCCATCGACGCCGGCATCGAGCTCGTCGTCGTCATCACCGAGGGCATCCCGGTCAAGGACACCGCCGAGTTCCGCGCGGCGGCGGAGGAGAAGGGCGTGCGGCTCATCGGGCCCAACTGCCCCGGACTCATCTCGCCCGGGCGCTCCAACGTGGGCATCATCCCGCCGAACATCGCGCGCTCGGGCCACATCGGCCTGGTGAGCAAGTCGGGCACGCTGACCTACCAGATGATGTTCGAGCTGGGCGACATCGGCTTCAGCTCCTGCATCGGCATCGGCGGCGACCCGGTCATCGGGACCACGCACATCGACGCGCTCGCCGCGTTTGAGGAGGACCCCGAGACCGACTCCATCGTGATGATCGGCGAGATCGGCGGCGACGCCGAGGAGCGTGCGGCCGAGTACATCCGCAAGCACGTCACCAAGCCGGTCGTCGCCTACGTCGCCGGTTTCACCGCACCCGAGGGCCGCACCATGGGCCACGCGGGCGCGATCGTGTCGGGGTCGTCGGGCACCGCGCAGGCCAAGAAGGTCGCGCTGGAGAAGGCGGGCGTCAAGGTCGGCCGGACGCCGAGCGAGACCGCCCAGCTGGTCCGCGACATCATGAAGGGCCGCTGA